A section of the Pseudovibrio sp. M1P-2-3 genome encodes:
- a CDS encoding cytochrome c1 has product MKKFIAQSTRALAVVAGLAVAAPALAAGDGPHVERQSWSFGGIFGQYDKSQLQRGFQVYQEVCSSCHSLNYVSFRNLSQAGGPGFSEDEVKALAAEYMVEDGPDPEGDMFEREGKPFDHFPAPFANEQAARASNGGAYPPDLSLMAKARAVTRGFPLFVFDIFTVYAENGPDYLYGLLTGYKDEAPHGEEVPEGQYYNPNYMSGHFISMAPPLSDELVEYEDGTPMTVDQYARDISAFLMWTAEPKLDQRKSLGLGVMLFLILFASLLYFTKRKIWRDVEH; this is encoded by the coding sequence CAAAGCACCCGTGCTCTTGCAGTTGTTGCAGGTCTTGCAGTTGCAGCACCGGCCTTGGCGGCTGGTGATGGCCCTCATGTAGAGCGTCAGTCCTGGTCGTTTGGCGGCATCTTCGGTCAGTACGACAAATCGCAGCTTCAGCGTGGTTTCCAAGTGTATCAGGAAGTTTGTTCTTCCTGTCACAGCCTGAACTACGTGTCGTTCCGCAACCTTTCACAGGCAGGTGGCCCTGGCTTCTCCGAGGATGAAGTTAAGGCACTGGCAGCTGAATACATGGTTGAAGACGGTCCAGATCCTGAAGGGGATATGTTTGAGCGTGAGGGTAAACCTTTCGACCACTTCCCGGCACCATTTGCCAATGAGCAGGCTGCACGCGCTTCCAATGGTGGTGCCTATCCGCCTGATTTGTCTTTGATGGCCAAGGCACGTGCCGTGACACGCGGTTTCCCGCTGTTCGTGTTCGACATCTTTACGGTTTACGCTGAAAACGGTCCAGACTATCTCTATGGTCTCTTGACTGGCTATAAGGATGAAGCACCGCACGGTGAGGAAGTTCCTGAGGGTCAATACTATAACCCGAACTACATGTCCGGTCACTTCATCTCCATGGCTCCGCCTCTGTCCGACGAGCTTGTCGAATATGAAGATGGTACGCCAATGACTGTTGACCAGTACGCGCGTGATATCTCCGCGTTCTTGATGTGGACTGCTGAGCCTAAACTGGATCAGCGTAAGAGCCTTGGCCTTGGTGTCATGCTGTTCCTGATCCTGTTCGCTTCGCTGTTGTACTTCACCAAGCGCAAGATCTGGCGCGATGTAGAACACTAA